The Candidatus Dadabacteria bacterium genome includes the window ACGGCCGAGCGCCTCACCCAGGCGTGGGCGGCCCCGCACGTAACGCAGTTTGACAAGGCGGACGCAACGCGGCTTGAGGATCTCAGAAAACTTAACAGGGACAAGGTGTCAGAAGCCGGGGGGAACCTTACCGTGACCGCGGTCCTGGTAAAGGCCCTTTCCCGGGCGCTTTCTGAGTTTCCGAAGTTTAATTCAAGCATACATATGGGCAGCCGCACGATCGTTTACAAAAAATACATAAACATCGGGGTCGCGGTGGATACAGAAAGAGGACTTCTTGTTCCGGTGATAAGAGATGTCGACAAAAAGGACATAACGCAGATATCGGTTGAGCTTGCGGAGATATCTTCCGCGGCGAGGGAGAAGAAGCTCTCTGCCGACAGGCTCCAGGGGGGAAGCTTCACCATAACCAACCTTGGAGGAATAGGGGGGACCTTCTTTACCCCGATTCTCAATCCGCCCGAAGTCGCCATACTGGGAGTCTCAAGATCCTCCTTTGAGCCCGCGTGTGTTGACGGGGAATTTACGCCGAGGTTCATGCTCCCGCTTTCGCTTTCCTACGATCACAGAATTATAGACGGGGCGGAAGCTGCCAGGTTCCTCAGGTGGCTCTGCGAGATGCTTGAGCGCTCTCCCGAGAGCATATTCGAAGGGATGTAGCAGGCAATGGAGAGAGTGGTAACGGAAGTGGCGGTAATAGGAGCGGGCCCCGGAGGATATCCCGCGGCGTTTGCGCTTGCCGACAAGGGAAAAGAAGTAACGCTTATAGATCCTGAGCTTAACCCCGGAGGAGTCTGTCTCTACAGGGGATGCATACCTTCAAAGGCTCTTTTGCACGCGGCGAAAGTGGCCGAGGAGGCAAGGGACGCGGCGGATTTCGGCCTTAGCTACGGAGAACCGGAGATTGACCCTGAGAAGCTTTTTTCGTGGAAAGACGAAGTGGTCTCCAAGCTCACGGGCGGGCTTCGTACGCTTGTTAGGGCCAGAAAAGTAAATTACCTGCGGGGAAGGGCGTCTTTTACCTCTTCAAGCACCCTTTGTGTCGTAACGGCTTCCGGCGAGGAGCGGGAAGTAGTGTTTCAAAGCGCCGTTATCTCCACGGGTTCTGTCTCGAGGAGAATCCCGGGAGTGGATTTCAGCTCCCCGAACATGGTCGATTCAGACGGCGCTCTCTCCATGGGAGAGATTCCGAAGAACCTGCTTGTGGTTGGCGGGGGCTACATAGGCCTTGAGCTTGGAACGTTTTTTTCCTCTTTGGGCACCGAGGTCACAGTTGTCGAGATGCTTCCCGAGCTCGTCCAAGGGGTTGACAGGGATCTTGTGGCGGTGCTTAAAAAGAGGCTCGATCAGAAATTCCGCTCCATAATGCTTGAAACAAAGCTGGTTTCTGTCAATGAGTTAGATAACGAAGTTCAAGTTTCATTTGAAGCCGATGGGAAAAGCTTTCAGGAAAAGTACGAAAAGGTTCTGATCTCGGTCGGAAGAGTGCCGAACACAGAAGGTCTCGGTCTTGAGAACACCCGGGTCGGGGTTAACGGGAAGGGCTTTATAGAGACGGACTCTCAGAGAAAAACGGCCGATCCGGCGATCTTCGCCATCGGAGATGTTGCCGGGGAACCCATGCTTGCCCACAAGGCGACGTATGAAGCCAAGATCGTGGCCGAGGTCATAACCGGAGCCAAGACCCAGTACGACCCAAGAGCCGTTCCGGCGGTAATCTTTACCGATCCCGAAATTGCCTGGTGCGGGATTACCGAAAGCGAGGCCAGGGATGCAGGGATGGAAGTGAATGTGTCTAAGTTTCCGTGGGCTGCCTCGGGAAGGGCCCTTACGCTTAACAGGACCGACGGCCTGACGAAGCTCATAACCGATAAGGGGACCGGGAGAGTGGTCGGCGTCGGAATTGTCGGACCGCAGGCGGGGGAACTCATATCGGAATCCGTACTGGCAATTGAAATGGGCGCGACTGCTGAGGATATAGCTTTTTCAATACATCCTCACCCAACCCTGACCGAGACCATTATGGAGGCGGCAGAAGGCATATACGGGGCAAGCACTCACATTATGAAAAGGCGTCCGAGAAAGAAGTCACGGTAGGCATGGCACGGAAAAGCCCTCCGACATTATCAATCCTGGAATGCAGGGAAAACGTCGCGGCGGGGCTCCTGGTGCGAACCAGAGGGATATGAACTGACCTTTTTCATGAAAGCTTTGAGAAGGCGGGTGCGTATTCGATGCGCCCTCCCTCGAAGCCTTTCCCCATGAGAGCCAGTCCCATCAGGTACGGTCCGGCATATCGGCATGACATGCCCTCCACGGTCTCTTGGCTGAATCCAAAACGCTGGTAATAGGGCGGGTCGCCAAGTACTACGACCGCCGTCCAGCCATCATCCCTTGCCCGTTTGAGCCCGTCCTCGATTAGCTTAGCGGCAATCCCCCGGCGGCGTCTGCTTTCCGTAACTGCGACCGGACCCAGGGCCAATGCGCCGGATGGCGCGAGCAGTCTGGAGAAAAGGGCCTGGCCGATGACTTCCCCGCCTTCTACGGCGACTAGGGAGAACACCACATCGCCGTCTTCCCGCAACTGTCGCACGAGCTCCGCCTCAGAAGGAAAAGGGAAGGCCTCAAGCAGAAGTTCTTCAATTCCTTCCCGGTCGCTGTCCGTTTCAAGCCGTATGAGGAAATCGGTCATCTTCGGTCATCTGAGGTTCTTTCAGTCTTGAATGGCATAAGTGCGCTCCGGAAAGATTGAAGGGCCTGAATCTCGTCGTCTTATAGCAAAAAGCGATTATATACCATCCGGGCAGGTAAATATATAATCCAGTGTCCTTATTGACAATGCGGGGAGAAGGTGTAAAATTTGAACTTCATTTTTTAAACCCCGGAGGATTTTTATGGGTCTCAGAACGAAATCGGCGCAGAAAAAGCATCGCCAGAACCTGAAAAGACGGGAGAGAAACAGGTTCGTAACGTCCACTCTTAAAACCAAGATAAAGCGTTACTCGGAAGCTATTGGAAGCGAGGATCTCGAGAAATCCCAGGCTCTTCT containing:
- a CDS encoding 2-oxo acid dehydrogenase subunit E2; the encoded protein is MEFRLPELGEGIESGQVIEVFVSPGDRVTLEQPLLEVETDKAAVEIPSPADGTITDVLVSAGDTVEISQVLVRMNGNDEGGEPPEDAPATEEEEKPVAAQAPLPEEKPEEEKKQTPPPESAPADDIAPSGPLAVAAAPSVRRLARELGIELSSVSGTGPRGRILERDVKAHAKAIIRSASSAQPTAPEEPELPDFSRWGETITESFSTVRKLTAERLTQAWAAPHVTQFDKADATRLEDLRKLNRDKVSEAGGNLTVTAVLVKALSRALSEFPKFNSSIHMGSRTIVYKKYINIGVAVDTERGLLVPVIRDVDKKDITQISVELAEISSAAREKKLSADRLQGGSFTITNLGGIGGTFFTPILNPPEVAILGVSRSSFEPACVDGEFTPRFMLPLSLSYDHRIIDGAEAARFLRWLCEMLERSPESIFEGM
- the lpdA gene encoding dihydrolipoyl dehydrogenase encodes the protein MERVVTEVAVIGAGPGGYPAAFALADKGKEVTLIDPELNPGGVCLYRGCIPSKALLHAAKVAEEARDAADFGLSYGEPEIDPEKLFSWKDEVVSKLTGGLRTLVRARKVNYLRGRASFTSSSTLCVVTASGEEREVVFQSAVISTGSVSRRIPGVDFSSPNMVDSDGALSMGEIPKNLLVVGGGYIGLELGTFFSSLGTEVTVVEMLPELVQGVDRDLVAVLKKRLDQKFRSIMLETKLVSVNELDNEVQVSFEADGKSFQEKYEKVLISVGRVPNTEGLGLENTRVGVNGKGFIETDSQRKTADPAIFAIGDVAGEPMLAHKATYEAKIVAEVITGAKTQYDPRAVPAVIFTDPEIAWCGITESEARDAGMEVNVSKFPWAASGRALTLNRTDGLTKLITDKGTGRVVGVGIVGPQAGELISESVLAIEMGATAEDIAFSIHPHPTLTETIMEAAEGIYGASTHIMKRRPRKKSR
- a CDS encoding N-acetyltransferase — translated: MTDFLIRLETDSDREGIEELLLEAFPFPSEAELVRQLREDGDVVFSLVAVEGGEVIGQALFSRLLAPSGALALGPVAVTESRRRRGIAAKLIEDGLKRARDDGWTAVVVLGDPPYYQRFGFSQETVEGMSCRYAGPYLMGLALMGKGFEGGRIEYAPAFSKLS
- the rpsT gene encoding 30S ribosomal protein S20, translated to MGLRTKSAQKKHRQNLKRRERNRFVTSTLKTKIKRYSEAIGSEDLEKSQALLKELVSLTDKAATKGVIHKKKASRYVSRFSKKLSDLSQGAGS